The proteins below are encoded in one region of Halococcus sediminicola:
- a CDS encoding winged helix-turn-helix domain-containing protein, whose protein sequence is MSEDTDDAAIFRLLDDQYARCILTATSDEPMSAKELGDACDASLSTVYRRADELQQHGLLDEYTKVDEDGHHFSLYQATVENINVEFDAGTVSVSVSRRSDPADRFAHIWDGMRESDQ, encoded by the coding sequence GTGAGTGAGGATACTGATGACGCCGCGATCTTCCGTCTCCTCGACGACCAGTATGCGCGCTGTATCCTCACGGCAACGAGTGACGAACCTATGTCAGCAAAAGAACTCGGGGACGCGTGCGATGCATCGCTGTCGACCGTCTACCGACGCGCCGACGAGCTCCAACAGCATGGCCTGCTTGACGAGTATACGAAGGTCGATGAGGATGGACACCATTTCAGCCTGTACCAAGCGACTGTCGAAAACATCAACGTCGAATTCGACGCCGGAACCGTGAGCGTCTCCGTTTCGAGGCGGTCCGATCCGGCCGACCGGTTCGCTCACATCTGGGATGGAATGCGGGAGTCGGATCAATGA
- a CDS encoding DUF7521 family protein: protein MNIVLIGGKLLVVVLGLLIAYQGYRAYRRQQSRPMLFTSVGFLFLSLGSAIDCSLLAQMNLKSPLSGLIQTCVLTTGMIFVLHSIYR, encoded by the coding sequence ATGAACATAGTGTTGATCGGCGGAAAACTTCTCGTCGTTGTGCTCGGGTTGCTAATTGCCTATCAAGGCTATCGAGCATATCGGCGACAGCAGAGTCGGCCGATGTTGTTCACGTCGGTCGGCTTCCTGTTTCTCAGTCTCGGGAGTGCAATCGACTGCTCGCTCCTAGCCCAGATGAACCTCAAATCCCCTCTCTCAGGGCTGATTCAAACCTGTGTATTGACCACTGGTATGATATTTGTCTTACACTCGATCTATCGTTGA
- a CDS encoding DsbA family protein has translation MDDSKLTRRTVLGGIATVGIGGGVVYGASTLGSDTSSTVSAEMHATNGTGAFDIELSGRPVMGALDAPVSIYYWSEYQCPFCERFESDTLPKLIENHVSTGDVRVIFIEFPYIGKNSMTAAVMNECVWRQVKGSNPNAYWRWHSAVFDAQGKENSGWASKSSLFDITRGVNGVSASGVEQCMNRNRKSIEKSIETDSQRARALGISGTPGFIVYNRQSEKSGKIVGAQPYDQFESAIEQVKNS, from the coding sequence ATGGACGATTCAAAACTCACACGACGGACGGTACTCGGTGGAATCGCTACGGTTGGGATTGGCGGCGGTGTCGTCTATGGGGCTTCCACGCTCGGATCCGATACCTCGTCGACCGTTTCAGCCGAGATGCACGCAACGAACGGCACGGGTGCGTTCGACATTGAACTCAGTGGGCGTCCGGTCATGGGCGCGCTCGATGCCCCAGTTAGCATCTATTACTGGAGCGAGTATCAGTGTCCGTTCTGTGAGCGCTTCGAAAGCGATACGCTGCCGAAACTCATCGAGAATCACGTCTCAACCGGCGATGTGCGTGTGATCTTCATCGAATTTCCCTACATCGGAAAGAATTCGATGACTGCCGCCGTGATGAACGAATGTGTCTGGCGACAGGTCAAGGGATCGAACCCGAATGCCTACTGGCGGTGGCATTCGGCAGTCTTCGATGCCCAAGGGAAGGAAAACTCCGGCTGGGCCTCGAAATCGAGTTTGTTTGATATCACACGCGGCGTCAACGGGGTTTCGGCGAGCGGGGTCGAACAGTGTATGAACCGGAATCGCAAGTCGATCGAGAAGAGTATCGAGACGGACAGCCAGCGGGCACGCGCGCTCGGTATCAGCGGCACGCCGGGGTTCATCGTCTACAATCGCCAGTCCGAAAAAAGCGGGAAGATCGTCGGTGCACAGCCGTACGATCAGTTCGAATCCGCCATTGAACAGGTGAAGAACTCGTGA
- a CDS encoding cytochrome c biogenesis protein CcdA — translation MIAIDQPSLLTAAYAAGVLMFFAPCSVGLLPAYLTYYFTHDNAETDGGITISENPRAGGDSGSFARQLLLANGVLLFLAGAIPLFYMATAGIRLLLPGYEIVVPLAKLGTGSYLPPVAAVFLGTGLSVAATGRRGVRGLRVGSIATLGIVLLYVLVGGIVLVVGQWVRPYLTSLQLLVGPLLVALGIAYYRGISPLRAIELPERGEVSDSEFFTFGLLYGVGSLACNLPVFLGVVLSSFFTESFLSGLAVFAAFAAGMGTLMIGLSVVASLTEGSLSLGRYAAPVRTIGSVAFVLIGLYVTWYTLRSLGHLSAGEIIG, via the coding sequence GTGATCGCTATCGACCAACCGTCACTGCTGACGGCGGCGTACGCGGCGGGCGTGTTGATGTTCTTCGCACCGTGTAGCGTCGGCCTGCTCCCCGCATATCTGACCTACTACTTCACCCACGACAACGCCGAAACCGATGGCGGAATCACAATCTCGGAGAACCCACGGGCGGGCGGCGACTCGGGAAGCTTCGCACGACAGTTGTTGCTCGCGAACGGCGTCCTGCTCTTTCTCGCCGGGGCGATCCCGCTGTTCTACATGGCGACGGCGGGGATCCGTCTGCTGTTGCCTGGCTACGAGATCGTCGTCCCGCTCGCAAAACTCGGCACCGGGAGCTATCTCCCGCCGGTAGCGGCGGTGTTCCTCGGAACGGGACTGTCGGTCGCCGCCACCGGCCGGCGCGGGGTGCGAGGGCTTCGCGTCGGATCCATCGCCACCCTCGGCATCGTCTTGCTGTACGTGCTCGTCGGCGGGATCGTGCTCGTCGTCGGCCAGTGGGTACGTCCGTATCTCACGTCGCTCCAGCTGCTCGTCGGCCCGTTGCTCGTCGCCCTCGGCATCGCCTACTATCGGGGTATCTCGCCGCTGCGAGCCATCGAACTCCCCGAGCGCGGCGAGGTATCCGACTCGGAGTTCTTCACCTTCGGCCTGCTCTACGGTGTCGGCAGCCTCGCGTGCAACCTCCCGGTGTTCCTCGGCGTCGTGCTCTCGTCGTTCTTCACGGAGTCGTTCCTCTCGGGACTGGCGGTCTTCGCCGCCTTCGCCGCCGGGATGGGCACGCTGATGATCGGTCTGAGTGTTGTCGCGAGCCTCACCGAGGGATCGCTCTCGCTCGGCCGGTACGCCGCGCCGGTTCGGACGATTGGGAGTGTGGCGTTCGTGCTCATCGGACTGTACGTGACGTGGTACACGCTGCGCTCTCTCGGCCATCTATCTGCCGGTGAAATCATTGGATAG
- a CDS encoding NAD(P)/FAD-dependent oxidoreductase, with translation MRRKTQGLVIAGSGIAGLSAAVYAARADLNPLVLEGDEPGGQLTLTTDVENYLGFPDGLGGMKLVQRGREQAERFGATFEHGRIEHADLDGQPLQLSLSTGETLRTRALVVATGASARWVGADNEDELMGYGLSTCATCDGAFHRGDDVLVIGGGDSAMEEALFLAKFADTVTVVHRRDELRASEIMTERARDHDAIEFRWNTELDVLHGSQNEGVTGATLISHPDGHPTKRAANGGDVETETVAVGGVFYAIGHTPNTGFLEDTDVDRDEAGYVVTQPDETGRMTTRTTVEGVFAAGDVADPRYRQAVTAAGTGSMAALDAEAYVETVENPNETTVSASVWA, from the coding sequence ATGAGGAGGAAGACGCAGGGTCTCGTCATCGCCGGTTCGGGTATTGCTGGACTCTCGGCGGCCGTCTACGCCGCTCGTGCCGATCTCAATCCATTGGTACTCGAAGGCGACGAACCCGGTGGTCAGCTGACGCTCACAACCGACGTCGAGAACTACCTCGGCTTTCCCGATGGTCTTGGCGGGATGAAACTCGTTCAGCGTGGACGGGAACAGGCCGAGCGGTTCGGTGCCACGTTCGAGCACGGCCGCATCGAGCACGCCGATCTCGATGGACAGCCGCTCCAGCTTTCGCTGTCGACCGGTGAAACCCTTCGAACGCGTGCTCTCGTCGTCGCGACCGGGGCGAGCGCTCGCTGGGTCGGTGCCGACAACGAGGACGAACTGATGGGCTACGGCCTCTCGACGTGTGCAACCTGCGATGGGGCCTTCCACCGTGGCGATGACGTTCTGGTCATCGGTGGCGGTGACAGCGCCATGGAGGAAGCGCTCTTCCTCGCGAAGTTCGCCGATACAGTGACAGTTGTTCACCGACGCGACGAACTCCGTGCCTCGGAGATCATGACCGAGCGCGCCCGCGACCACGACGCGATCGAGTTCCGGTGGAATACGGAGCTCGACGTGCTCCACGGCTCACAGAACGAGGGCGTCACCGGCGCGACGCTCATCTCCCATCCCGATGGCCACCCCACGAAGCGAGCCGCGAACGGTGGGGATGTCGAGACGGAAACGGTCGCCGTTGGTGGCGTGTTCTACGCTATCGGCCACACGCCGAACACCGGGTTCCTGGAGGATACCGATGTGGACCGCGACGAGGCGGGATACGTCGTGACCCAACCCGACGAGACGGGACGGATGACGACACGGACGACAGTCGAGGGCGTCTTTGCCGCCGGTGACGTTGCCGATCCGCGCTATCGACAGGCGGTCACAGCCGCCGGAACCGGTAGCATGGCTGCACTCGATGCCGAAGCGTATGTCGAAACAGTCGAAAACCCCAACGAAACTACGGTCAGTGCTTCGGTATGGGCCTGA
- the trxA gene encoding thioredoxin, whose amino-acid sequence MAAETAANASIDTPTEPIPIEGRDELDDVTAEYDVVLADFHAEWCGPCQMLEPIVDRLATETNASVAKIDIDENQQLARTYGVRGVPTLALFAEGEQVEKVVGVQSEEQLRSLIEQYTE is encoded by the coding sequence ATGGCAGCCGAAACAGCAGCCAACGCTAGTATCGACACCCCCACGGAACCGATACCGATCGAGGGCCGGGACGAACTCGACGACGTCACTGCCGAGTACGATGTCGTACTCGCGGATTTCCACGCCGAGTGGTGTGGGCCGTGCCAGATGCTCGAACCGATCGTCGATCGGCTCGCAACCGAGACCAATGCGTCGGTCGCGAAGATCGACATCGATGAGAACCAGCAACTCGCTCGGACCTACGGCGTCCGTGGTGTCCCGACGCTCGCCCTCTTCGCCGAGGGCGAGCAGGTCGAGAAGGTCGTCGGCGTCCAGTCCGAGGAACAGCTTCGCTCGCTGATCGAGCAGTACACCGAGTGA
- a CDS encoding class I SAM-dependent methyltransferase encodes MGHHTFDADGADKLERPERRYRFLSTEELLWALAPSSEDTVADLGSGTGFFTDDVAPHASEVYAVDIQEAMQEYYEEKGIPENVELVTTGVEELPFEDGSLDAAFSTMTFHEFVSDDALAEVRRVLTPAGRLVIVDWTATGTGENGPPLDERYTADTAADALRDHGFGIEHQFSRPETFLLVATTE; translated from the coding sequence ATGGGCCATCACACCTTCGACGCCGACGGTGCCGACAAGTTGGAGCGGCCGGAGCGACGCTATCGATTCCTCTCGACCGAGGAACTGCTGTGGGCACTCGCGCCCTCCTCGGAGGACACCGTCGCCGACCTCGGCAGCGGGACCGGGTTCTTCACCGACGACGTCGCACCCCATGCAAGCGAGGTGTACGCGGTCGATATCCAGGAGGCGATGCAGGAGTATTACGAAGAGAAGGGCATCCCGGAGAACGTCGAACTTGTCACGACAGGTGTCGAAGAGCTTCCGTTCGAGGACGGAAGTCTCGACGCCGCGTTCTCGACGATGACCTTCCATGAGTTCGTGAGCGACGACGCGCTCGCGGAGGTTCGTCGAGTGCTCACGCCGGCGGGACGGCTCGTCATCGTCGACTGGACTGCCACCGGCACTGGAGAGAACGGCCCACCCCTCGACGAACGGTACACTGCCGACACAGCCGCGGACGCCCTCCGTGACCACGGGTTCGGTATCGAACATCAGTTCAGCCGCCCGGAGACGTTCCTGCTGGTCGCCACGACCGAGTAA
- a CDS encoding DUF302 domain-containing protein → MTLPIDPTQLDEDDIGTKQTTLEMSHEEAIEHVRAVFTDAGFGIPTEFSPSALLNEKIDADRDPYYVLGACNPSVANRALDASENRLGGLFPCNVVIWEEEPGVQTVYHVSIMRIARLVGMAPDDGAMADIIADTGELADEAFERL, encoded by the coding sequence ATGACGCTCCCTATCGACCCGACGCAACTGGACGAAGACGACATCGGCACGAAGCAAACCACGCTAGAGATGAGTCACGAAGAGGCCATCGAACACGTTCGTGCGGTGTTCACCGACGCGGGCTTTGGCATCCCCACCGAGTTCTCACCGTCGGCGTTGCTCAACGAGAAGATCGACGCCGACCGCGACCCCTACTACGTGCTGGGTGCGTGCAACCCGTCGGTGGCGAACCGCGCGCTCGACGCCTCGGAGAACCGGTTGGGTGGCCTGTTCCCGTGTAACGTCGTCATCTGGGAGGAAGAACCCGGTGTTCAGACCGTGTATCACGTGAGTATCATGCGGATCGCACGGCTCGTCGGGATGGCTCCGGACGACGGGGCAATGGCTGACATCATCGCTGACACCGGCGAACTCGCCGACGAAGCGTTCGAGAGGCTGTAA
- a CDS encoding YdhR family protein, which produces MAAQLLWINFELAGGVSDEEMTEFAEGIAEFPGLRWKIWPFNEERDEEGGIYLFEDENSVERYRNSEYAETFRNDDRYRNVEIKQFDIREGLTEITHAKNVISGEAVPE; this is translated from the coding sequence ATGGCAGCACAGCTGCTCTGGATCAATTTCGAACTCGCTGGCGGGGTTTCGGACGAGGAGATGACGGAGTTCGCCGAAGGGATCGCCGAGTTTCCGGGACTCCGATGGAAAATCTGGCCGTTCAACGAAGAGCGAGACGAGGAGGGTGGTATCTACCTGTTCGAGGACGAAAACTCGGTCGAGAGATACCGCAACTCCGAGTATGCGGAGACGTTCCGTAACGACGACCGGTATCGAAACGTCGAGATCAAACAGTTCGACATTCGAGAGGGGCTTACCGAGATCACCCACGCGAAGAACGTCATCTCCGGGGAAGCAGTCCCCGAGTAA
- a CDS encoding DsrE/DsrF/DrsH-like family protein has translation MSTETQSTADETIEDAAALEARIEELETELAEIKTDEDNQQMVIIATKGTLDMAYPPLILASTAAAFGWDVTIFHTFWGLEILHEDHSKELGLSSVGNPNMPIPNAIAALPGMDRATAKMMEKRIADNDVASVEDLIETSLDSGVELQACQMTIDLLDYDPDDFYDGVEVGVGAATAFQRMADAEIQLLV, from the coding sequence ATGAGCACGGAAACACAGTCGACCGCTGATGAGACGATCGAGGATGCGGCGGCGCTCGAAGCCCGCATCGAGGAACTCGAAACCGAACTCGCCGAGATCAAAACTGATGAGGACAACCAGCAGATGGTCATCATCGCCACGAAGGGGACCCTCGATATGGCCTATCCGCCGCTCATCCTCGCCTCGACGGCGGCGGCGTTCGGCTGGGACGTGACGATCTTCCACACGTTCTGGGGTCTCGAAATCCTCCACGAGGACCACTCGAAGGAGCTGGGCCTGAGTTCGGTCGGCAATCCGAACATGCCCATCCCAAATGCTATCGCTGCGCTGCCGGGCATGGACCGCGCAACCGCGAAGATGATGGAAAAGCGCATTGCTGACAACGACGTCGCAAGCGTCGAGGATCTCATCGAGACCTCCCTCGACAGCGGCGTCGAACTCCAGGCGTGCCAGATGACCATCGACCTGCTCGATTACGATCCGGACGATTTCTACGACGGCGTCGAGGTGGGCGTCGGCGCGGCGACGGCCTTTCAGCGCATGGCTGACGCGGAGATTCAACTGCTCGTCTGA
- a CDS encoding sulfurtransferase TusA family protein — translation MSTEYDAATTLDVQGENCPMPVVKTKGATDDLQPDEVLEVLATDSGSMSDIKGWADTTAGVELVDQIESEQDGEDVYKHYVRKTE, via the coding sequence ATGAGTACGGAATACGACGCTGCGACGACGCTCGACGTACAGGGCGAGAACTGTCCGATGCCGGTCGTCAAGACCAAAGGCGCGACCGACGATCTCCAGCCCGACGAGGTCCTCGAGGTGCTGGCGACCGACTCCGGCAGTATGAGCGATATCAAAGGCTGGGCCGACACGACGGCGGGCGTCGAGCTGGTCGACCAGATCGAAAGCGAACAGGACGGCGAAGACGTCTACAAACACTACGTGCGCAAGACCGAGTAA